The following is a genomic window from Geobacillus subterraneus.
TAATCTTTTCCCCACGATGCGCGGCAAAAAAGGCCGCGCCGCTCCGTTTTTGTCCCGCGCGGGGCGTCTTTCATTTTCGATGGGTAAGCGAGCGCAATGGCAATGATCGACTTCGCCTCGGACAGAAGAAGCGACGGATTGGTCCGCTTTTCAATATCCGGCTCTTCAAACCCGGACTGATAGCCAAGCTCCTGTTGTCGGCGCAGCCGCTCCTTTAGCTCCACAAACGGATCAGCGCTTGCAAACCCGATTTTATCAATGCCGATCGACCGGCTGTATTCAATCACTTCCTGTTTCAATGCTGCAACGTCCATTGTTTTCCCTCCCCCCGAGGTGTATGGTAAAATAAAATGCGAGGTGATTCGCATGAGATGCATCATATCGGAACAACTAAAACAACGGCTTCCTTCCGGCAAATTTGGCGTCATCCGCTACCGCCATATCGAAGTCGGCGACTCGCCGCAAATGCTAAAAGGGCGGCTTGAACTGTTTCAAGAGTCGATTTACGTTGAGCTGCAGGAGAAGGCCATCGCCGACATTCCTGAACTCGCCGAATGGCGGCAGGCATTTAAACAAATTGGCACGGATCCGGGTCGTTACCGACCGTCAAGCGAAAGCTTATACCGACGCATCCAGAAAAGGAACTTTATCCCATCAATCCATTCAGCGGCCGATGTCAACAACTTCTTTTCGCTCTATTATAAAATTCCACTCGGCATTTACGATCTTGACCGCATCGAAGGATCGGTGACCATCGCCGTAGGCACAGAACATGACGAATACATAGCCCTAAATGGCCGCACCGTCAACTTTGCCAATAAACTCGTCAGCAAAGATGAGCGCGGCCCGTTCGGCAGCCCGATCGTTGATTCCGAGCGCACAGCGGTGACGAAAGAAACGAAAAACGCTTTGCAAATTGTTTATTTTCTTCCGTCGATGACCGAAGATGCCGCCAACCGCCAGCTTCAGGCCATTCAAACGATGTTTACGCAAATCCATGGCGGCGAGGCCGAAGCGCAGTTGCTGGTATAATAAAAAAACGCAATGCCCCGTTCTTTGACGAAACGAAACACTGCGTTGTCCCCAATATTAAAAACTAACGATTCTCATTATAACAAAACCGTATGCACATGACAAGAAAAAGCGCAAAAATCGACAAAAACAGCTGTATAAAAGGGCACCAGAACGTTCTGGTGCCAAAAACTCAAGTGACCCGTACGGGATTCGAACCCGTGTTACCGCCGTGAAAGGGCGGTGTCTTAACCACTTGACCAACGGGCCAAACATGGCGGAGAAGGCGGGATTTGAACCCGCGCGCCGCAAAACTGCGACCTAACGGTTTAGCAAACCGTCCCCTTCAGCCACTTGGGTACTTCTCCATGAAATGGCTCCGCAAGTAGGATTCGAACCTACGACCTACCGGTTAACAGCCGGTTGCTCTACCGCTGAGCTATTGCGGAATAATCAAAAATTATTGTTCAAAGCTTGCCCTGTCCCTTCTTCTGCCAGCATTCTCAAAGAAGCAAGATGCGTCGAGGCAACTCGCAGCCTACTCGACGAAGTTAAGGCTCGTCGCTAAGCGATGGCGGAATGATCAAAGATGCTCGCTTTATATTATAACGAATCATCTGACAATGCACAATGGAAAATGGTGGGCCTAAGTGGACTTGAACCACCGACCTCACGCTTATCAGGCGTGCGCTCTGACCAGCTGAGCTATAGGCCCATCAAAGCGGGTGATGGGAATCGAACCCACGACATCAGCTTGGAAGGCTGAGGTTTTACCACTAAACTACACCCGCACATAGCTTCTTCTACCATTCACCACGCGATTTCATGCCTCTTCCTCTGCCAGCATTCTCAAAGAAGCAGAGTGCGTCGAGGCAACTCGCAGCCTATTCGATGAAGCTAGGCTCGTGGCTGAGGTTTTACCACTAAACTACACCCGCACATAGCTTCTTCTACCATTCATCACGCGATTTCACGCCTCTTCCTCTGCCAGCATTCTCAAAGAAGCAGGGTGCGTCAAGGCAACTCGTAGCCTATTCGATGAAGCTAGGCTCGTGGCTGAGGTTTTACCACTAAACTACACCCGCAACAAAGATAAGGGAAGAGAAAGGGCGACTAGTGGGAATCGAACCCACGCATGCCAGAGCCACAATCTGGTGCGTTAACCACTTCGCCATAGCCGCCACATTGATGGTGCCGGCTGCAGGACTTGAACCCGCAACCTACTGATTACAAGTCAGTTGCTCTACCAATTGAGCTAAGCCGGCACAACAGATTGACCTAAGTTGCACAATCATTATGGCGGAGGAGGAGGGATTCGAACCCCCGCGCGCCTTGCGACGCCTCTCGGTTTTCAAGACCGACCCCTTCAACCACTTGGGTACTCCTCCAAAAAGTAACGTAGTAATGGTGGACCTTGTAGGACTCGAACCTACGACCGGACGGTTATGAGCCGTCTGCTCTAACCAGCTGAGCTAAAGGTCCAATAATAGTGGCGGTGGAGGGGATCGAACCCCCGACCTCACGGGTATGAACCGTACGCTCTAGCCAGCTGAGCTACACCGCCAAAATGATATAGTGAAATGGTGGAGCCTATCGGGATCGAACCGATGACCTCCTGCGTGCAAAGCAGGCGCTCTCCCAGCTGAGCTAAGGCCCCACAGGAAAATCGGGAAGACAGGATTTGAACCTGCGACCTCACGGACCCGAACCGTGTGCTCTACCAAGCTGAGCTACTTCCCGATGAACGCGCTCGAGAGGATTCGAACCCCTAACCTTCTGATCCGTAGTCAGATGCTCTATCCAATTGAGCTACGAGCGCAAGTGCCGAGGGCCGGACTCGAACCGGCACGGTAGTTACCTACCCCAGGATTTTAAGTCCTGTGCGTCTGCCAATTCCGCCACCCCGGCGGGCGAGTGGAGCGGAAGACGGGGCTCGAACCCGCGACCCCCACCTTGGCAAGGTGGTGTTCTACCGCTGAACTACTTCCGCAAAATGGTGAGCCATGGAGGACTCGAACCTCCGACCCTCTGATTAAAAGTCAGATGCTCTACCTGCTGAGCTAATGGCTCATAGCAATCATAACACTCTAAGTACTAACGAGCTCTACCTGCCTCTTCCTCTACCAGCTGTTTCGAGGATGCTCGGTGCGTCGAGGCAACTCGCAACAAACTCAAAGATGCAGCGCTCGTTGCTGAGCTAATGGCTCATAGCAATCATAACACTCTAAGTACTAACGAGCTCTACCTGCCTCTTCCTCTACCAGCTGTTTCGAGGATGCTCGGTGCGTCGAGGCAACTCGCAGCAAACTCAAAGATGCAGCGCTCGTTGCTGAGCTAATGGCTCATAGCAATCATAACACTCTAAGTACTAACGAGCTCTACCTGCCTCTTCCTCTACCAGCTGTTTCGAGGATGCTCGGTGCGTCGAGGCAACTCGCAACAAACTCAAAGATGCAGCGCTCGTTGCTGAGCTAATGGCTCATAGCGATCATAACACTCTAAGTACTGACGAGCTCTACCTGCCTCTTCCTCTACCAGTTGTTTCAAGGATGCTCGGTGCGTCGAGGCAACTCGCAGCAAACTCAAAGATGCAGCGCTCGTTGCTGAGCTAATGGCTCATAGCAATCATAACACTCTAAGTACTGACGAGCTCTACCTGCCTCTTCCTCTACCAGCTGTTTCGAGGATGCTCGGTGCGTCGAGGCAACTCGCAACAAA
Proteins encoded in this region:
- a CDS encoding B3/4 domain-containing protein → MRCIISEQLKQRLPSGKFGVIRYRHIEVGDSPQMLKGRLELFQESIYVELQEKAIADIPELAEWRQAFKQIGTDPGRYRPSSESLYRRIQKRNFIPSIHSAADVNNFFSLYYKIPLGIYDLDRIEGSVTIAVGTEHDEYIALNGRTVNFANKLVSKDERGPFGSPIVDSERTAVTKETKNALQIVYFLPSMTEDAANRQLQAIQTMFTQIHGGEAEAQLLV